In Glycine max cultivar Williams 82 chromosome 7, Glycine_max_v4.0, whole genome shotgun sequence, a single window of DNA contains:
- the LOC548056 gene encoding CDK-activating kinase, which yields MDPPPKTWSIHTRSEITAKYQVLSRVGSGVYADVYCARRLSDGAAVGLKEVHDSQSASREIEALRLLKGSRNVVVLHEFFWREDEDAVLVLEFLGTDLATVIGEGGVGVAEAKRWMVQALSAVDECHRNMIVHRDLKPANFLVSDDGALKLADFGQARILVESGFDAPQENPPPYEDDASNSESSLQHPEAISQLVNLNQTVYENPNQGTVSHEEYFRVLDEMKTKSYSYDTDKDTNIYDGNTSCLATCTTSDIDDDLCKGSFTYEAEEVGGNELGCLTSCVGTRWFRAPELLYGSTDYGLEVDLWSLGCVFAELLTSKPLFPGTSDVDQLSRIVSVLGNINEETWPGCSKLPDYGSISLGNVENPSGLEACMPNCSPNEVSLVQRLVCYDPAKRTTAMELLQDKYFSEEPLPVPISELRVPLTRNGQDQDSPGGHNGMGSDSDLEEFGTLNITTTGSDLSIQIP from the exons ATGGATCCTCCACCCAAGACTTGGAGCATCCACACGCGCTCCGAGATAACCGCCAAGTACCAGGTTCTCAGCCGGGTCGGGTCGGGTGTCTACGCCGACGTCTATTGCGCCCGCCGCCTCTCCGACGGCGCCGCGGTGGGGCTCAAGGAGGTTCACGATTCCCAATCCGCCTCGCGCGAAATCGAGGCTCTGAGGCTTCTAAAAGGGTCCCGAAACGTCGTCGTGCTGCACGAGTTCTTCTGGCGCGAGGACGAGGACGCGGTTCTCGTGCTCGAGTTTCTCGGAACCGACCTTGCCACCGTGATCGGAGAAGGTGGTGTCGGTGTTGCAGAGGCTAAGAGGTGGATGGTGCAGGCTCTGAGTGCGGTGGATGAGTGTCATAGGAACATGATCGTGCATAGGGACTTGAAGCCCGCGAATTTCTTGGTTTCTGATGATGGGGCGCTCAAGTTAGCGGATTTTGGACAG GCAAGGATACTAGTGGAGTCTGGATTTGATGCTCCCCAGGAGAACCCGCCACCATATGAAGATGATGCTTCAAATAGTGAAAGCTCACTCCAACATCCTGAAGCTATTTCTCAATTAGTTAACTTAAACCAAACTGTATATGAAAATCCAAATCAGGGAACCGTGagtcatgaagaatatttcaGAGTTTTGGATGAGATGAAAACCAAGAGCTACTCCTATGACACTGATAAGGATACAAACATCTATGATGGAAACACCTCATGTCTTGCAACATGCACAACGAGTGACATAGATGATGATCTTTGCAAGGGTTCTTTTACATATGAAGCTGAGGAGGTGGGAGGAAATGAACTTGGTTGTCTCACATCATGTGTCGGAACTCGGTGGTTCCGAGCTCCTGAGCTACTCTATGGATCTACAGACTATGGTTTAGAGGTTGATCTTTGGTCATTGGGATGTGTCTTTGCTGAGCTATTAACATCGAAGCCATTGTTTCCTGGAACAAGTGATGTAGATCAGCTCAGCAGAATTGTAAGTGTATTGGGAAACATTAATGAGGAAACTTGGCCTGGTTGTTCCAAGCTTCCTGATTATGGATCAATCTCATTGGGTAATGTGGAAAATCCAAGTGGTCTTGAAGCATGCATGCCCAATTGCTCCCCTAATGAAGTTTCCCTAGTGCAAAGATTGGTTTGTTATGATCCAGCAAAGAGAACCACAGCTATGGAGTTGCTTCAGGACAAGTACTTTAGTGAAGAACCTCTTCCTGTTCCAATTTCTGAATTGCGGGTTCCTTTGACTAGAAATGGACAAGACCAGGATTCCCCTGGTGGGCACAATGGAATGGGTTCTGATTCTGATTTGGAGGAGTTTGGCACCTTGAATATCACCACAACTGGTTCTGATTTATCTATACAGATCCCTTGA